The following proteins come from a genomic window of Proteiniphilum propionicum:
- a CDS encoding MobC family plasmid mobilization relaxosome protein: MNTIKRGGRPAKKLGEKRRYTVSVKLDTREYFSLRTKANSAGISTSEFIRQSISGSMIRPRMTPEMNDHIRKLSGMGNNLNQIARRANAEGYANARGEYLRLAVKIDDLIEALRNDG; the protein is encoded by the coding sequence ATGAACACGATAAAAAGGGGAGGGAGACCCGCCAAGAAACTGGGAGAGAAACGCAGGTACACCGTCAGCGTGAAACTCGACACGAGGGAGTATTTCTCGCTAAGGACAAAGGCAAACAGTGCGGGGATCAGCACGAGTGAATTTATCCGGCAGTCCATATCTGGGAGCATGATCCGTCCACGGATGACACCCGAAATGAACGACCATATCCGCAAACTGTCAGGGATGGGAAATAACCTGAACCAGATCGCGAGGAGAGCGAATGCCGAGGGGTACGCCAATGCAAGGGGAGAATACCTCCGTCTGGCAGTCAAGATCGACGACCTGATAGAAGCTTTACGCAATGATGGCTAA
- a CDS encoding relaxase/mobilization nuclease domain-containing protein, with product MMAKITQGSSFKGVVKYVIDERKDMQILAADGLRLKNLNTVIDGFVTQAGMNGRVSKPVGHISLDFSAQDKDKITNQMMVKIAHDYMQRMGITGTQYIIARHFDKEHPHIHLVFNRVDNNGKTISDSNDRYRSEKICKELTHKYGLYYSTGKENVKQHRLREPDKTRYEIYEALKTSVPRCRDWKQLIRELERSGIRTEFKTKGNTTTVEGVKFRKGGYTFNGSKVDRMFSYSKIDYQLKQNVRQSMRQDQAQSISATVHNSTESIVSGLGGLFDIRPASGHDDDQAYLYQQPKKKKKRRYGRQM from the coding sequence ATGATGGCTAAGATCACACAGGGAAGTTCTTTTAAAGGTGTGGTGAAATACGTCATCGATGAAAGGAAAGATATGCAGATACTCGCAGCGGACGGGTTACGCCTGAAAAACCTGAATACCGTCATCGACGGCTTTGTAACGCAGGCAGGCATGAACGGCAGGGTATCGAAACCGGTCGGACATATATCCCTCGATTTTTCAGCACAGGATAAGGACAAGATAACTAACCAAATGATGGTGAAGATCGCACACGATTATATGCAGCGCATGGGAATCACCGGCACGCAATATATCATTGCCAGGCATTTCGACAAGGAACACCCGCACATCCATCTTGTCTTTAATCGGGTTGACAATAACGGCAAGACCATATCCGACAGTAACGACCGTTACCGGAGCGAGAAGATCTGCAAGGAATTGACGCACAAGTACGGATTATACTATTCCACGGGCAAGGAGAATGTGAAGCAACACCGCCTGCGTGAGCCGGACAAGACCAGATACGAGATATACGAAGCCCTTAAAACTTCCGTCCCGAGGTGCAGGGACTGGAAACAATTGATAAGAGAACTTGAAAGATCAGGAATCAGGACGGAATTCAAGACCAAAGGCAATACCACCACCGTGGAGGGAGTAAAATTCAGAAAGGGAGGGTACACGTTCAACGGCTCGAAAGTGGACAGGATGTTCAGTTACTCGAAAATCGACTACCAATTAAAACAGAACGTCCGACAGTCCATGCGGCAGGATCAGGCACAATCGATATCGGCAACGGTACACAACAGTACAGAATCCATAGTATCGGGATTGGGAGGACTGTTCGACATCCGGCCTGCAAGCGGGCATGATGACGATCAGGCATACCTGTACCAGCAACCGAAAAAAAAGAAGAAACGCAGGTACGGCCGGCAGATGTAG
- a CDS encoding HesA/MoeB/ThiF family protein produces MEERYSRNRIYVRPEEQQLLKHFRILLGGAGIGSIIAECALRFGFETITIVDGDVVEESNLNRQNYRMQDIGKPKAEALKEHLLSINPNADITAINTFIDAGNVEELVKEQDVAINALDFQSDIPFVFDEWCQKYNVPVIHPYNLGWGGLAFVVEPTGPQLKDFTDKWENFEVQLIERIVNYFKLWVQPKPWIEKIITQYKNEKSILPPPQLPIASWIAAGLCTNLLFCIATGQKTKRYPKFYLSSIIDDRN; encoded by the coding sequence ATGGAAGAAAGATACAGTAGGAACCGAATTTATGTCCGCCCGGAAGAACAGCAACTCCTCAAGCATTTCCGCATCCTGCTGGGTGGTGCAGGTATCGGCAGTATTATAGCCGAGTGCGCATTGCGGTTCGGATTTGAAACCATTACCATCGTGGATGGCGACGTGGTGGAAGAATCAAACCTCAACCGCCAGAATTACCGGATGCAGGATATAGGTAAACCCAAAGCCGAAGCTTTGAAAGAGCATTTATTGAGTATCAATCCAAATGCTGACATTACGGCAATAAATACATTCATCGATGCCGGCAATGTGGAAGAACTGGTTAAAGAACAAGATGTTGCCATAAACGCATTGGATTTCCAGTCGGATATCCCGTTTGTTTTTGATGAATGGTGCCAGAAGTATAATGTCCCGGTCATACACCCCTATAATCTCGGTTGGGGCGGATTGGCATTTGTGGTGGAGCCTACAGGCCCGCAACTGAAAGACTTTACCGATAAATGGGAGAACTTTGAAGTACAGCTTATAGAGCGCATTGTGAATTACTTTAAACTCTGGGTACAACCCAAGCCGTGGATTGAAAAAATCATCACCCAATACAAAAATGAAAAAAGTATACTTCCGCCACCGCAACTTCCTATCGCTTCGTGGATAGCCGCCGGATTGTGCACCAACCTGTTGTTTTGCATTGCCACGGGGCAAAAGACAAAACGCTATCCAAAATTTTATCTGTCATCCATTATAGATGACAGGAATTAA
- a CDS encoding response regulator transcription factor has translation MAKKEDFFIQENEILFVPDEDYAPMERYIQFLDAFSRTTYVSIYVIDYFRKNFLYVSENPLFLCGMPAGKVRDMGYDFYLERVTDADLPLLLEINRAGFLFSESVPPVNRLEYTLGYDFHMKQPSGKAMLVHHEITPLHLTRDGRIWLALCSVSLSSQTKAGNIEISRQGCNSRWRYHPENKKWVKYAGVELKDYEKEVLRLSAQGCTMNEISEQIHKSVDTIKGYKRLLFEKLNVGNITEALGFAIHHRLI, from the coding sequence ATGGCTAAAAAAGAGGATTTTTTCATTCAGGAGAATGAAATTCTTTTTGTCCCTGATGAGGACTATGCACCCATGGAAAGGTATATTCAGTTTTTGGATGCGTTCTCACGAACTACTTATGTAAGTATTTACGTCATTGACTATTTCAGGAAAAACTTCCTGTATGTGTCTGAAAACCCTTTATTCCTTTGTGGTATGCCTGCCGGAAAGGTCAGGGATATGGGATACGATTTTTATCTTGAACGTGTGACGGATGCAGACCTGCCACTTCTACTGGAAATCAACCGGGCAGGTTTTTTGTTCTCGGAGTCTGTTCCGCCTGTGAACCGGCTGGAATATACGCTTGGTTACGATTTCCATATGAAACAACCGTCAGGCAAGGCTATGCTTGTCCACCATGAAATCACACCGCTACATTTGACAAGGGACGGCAGGATATGGTTGGCGTTATGCTCGGTATCCCTCTCCTCACAGACGAAAGCCGGTAATATCGAGATTTCCCGTCAGGGTTGTAATTCGCGCTGGAGGTATCATCCGGAAAATAAAAAATGGGTCAAATATGCGGGTGTAGAACTGAAGGATTATGAAAAAGAGGTGCTCCGGTTATCCGCACAAGGCTGCACGATGAACGAAATTTCTGAACAGATCCATAAGTCGGTCGATACCATCAAGGGGTATAAACGGTTACTGTTTGAGAAATTAAACGTGGGTAACATAACCGAAGCCCTTGGTTTTGCCATTCACCACAGGCTGATATAG
- a CDS encoding transposase yields MMKTRKKHSAAFKAQVAIEAIKEAETLSELAKRFDVHPQMISNWKREFLSRGAEIFSTKAPDEEAAKREKELYEKIGRLEVEVDFCKRASEQLGILKSSKK; encoded by the coding sequence ATGATGAAAACAAGGAAGAAACACAGTGCAGCTTTCAAGGCACAGGTTGCGATAGAGGCAATCAAGGAAGCGGAAACACTTAGCGAGCTGGCCAAGCGGTTCGATGTGCATCCACAAATGATCTCCAACTGGAAACGGGAGTTCCTATCCCGAGGAGCAGAGATATTCTCAACCAAGGCTCCCGACGAGGAAGCCGCCAAACGGGAGAAAGAATTGTATGAGAAAATCGGCCGTCTGGAAGTAGAGGTGGATTTTTGCAAGAGGGCCTCAGAACAATTGGGGATACTGAAGTCCTCAAAGAAATAG
- a CDS encoding IS3 family transposase, with protein MNRSMQYYKPAGEDPANLELMRLMDEEYMEHPTKGVLGMVDFLRALGILTGPKRVRRLLRKMGIMAIYPKRNLSKLGLTKYIQPYRLRGLEVTHSNHVWCIDITYIPMAKGFLYLTAIIDVYSRYIVGWDIHNTLDAENSLNVLRKAITVHGKPEIVNSDQGSQFTCPGWIAYLESQEITISMDGKGRALDNVWIERFWHTLKQEYVYICPAVNGKMLRKGLTRFINYYNNRRQHQSLDRKTPFSWYEYAA; from the coding sequence TTGAATCGCAGCATGCAGTATTACAAGCCTGCCGGGGAGGATCCCGCAAACCTTGAACTGATGCGCCTGATGGACGAAGAATACATGGAACATCCTACAAAAGGCGTTTTGGGGATGGTTGATTTCCTGCGTGCATTGGGTATCCTGACAGGCCCAAAACGTGTCCGCCGATTGCTTCGTAAAATGGGCATCATGGCCATTTATCCGAAACGGAACCTGAGTAAGTTGGGGTTGACCAAATACATTCAGCCGTACAGACTTAGAGGTCTTGAGGTCACGCACTCGAATCATGTATGGTGTATCGATATCACGTACATACCAATGGCAAAAGGATTCCTTTACTTGACGGCTATCATTGATGTATATAGCCGGTATATTGTTGGCTGGGACATTCACAATACGCTGGATGCCGAAAACAGCCTGAATGTACTTCGTAAAGCAATCACCGTGCATGGCAAGCCGGAGATTGTAAACTCTGACCAGGGATCTCAATTTACGTGTCCAGGATGGATAGCGTATCTTGAAAGCCAAGAGATCACCATCAGCATGGATGGGAAAGGCAGGGCACTTGACAACGTCTGGATAGAACGCTTCTGGCATACACTCAAACAAGAATATGTCTATATTTGTCCAGCCGTGAACGGCAAGATGCTGCGAAAGGGGTTGACCAGGTTCATCAACTATTACAACAACCGGCGACAGCATCAAAGCCTTGATAGAAAAACGCCCTTTTCCTGGTATGAGTATGCAGCCTGA
- a CDS encoding phage integrase SAM-like domain-containing protein, translated as MKFYYSNNGITVKLVRDIRNKNPENECPLRWRVTYKRDSDYYSTGKVLDREDWELFEASEEADFNFKTKAAHLREHKDDIQKYFDDILKPAVKETADNFSFAALDHKLGKSDILTVNDAFTAKINTLNNTFKVGNATIYRTTLNALIRFQYYRKIKSKIAKQLFIEECVSKKHKTKGKDVLNVIADIKFDDITVKFLSDCEDFWSATGIEYATIGIYMRTLRAIINNGEDPYLSGTRYPFGEGKNKYSIPEGGRKSIALDIEDIWKIEDFETDNQGLMVARDIFIFMFYCNGLNFGDLCRLQYKDIDGASQEIVFHRKKTRDTKKKKNPEPICAPLLPPMVEIINRHGNKEQNGYIFPFLNGIERVDQNERKIKDAIQLALNPINNSLKVIAAQLGIDRNLSTAYTRNSYVTHLTSEMYISEIFVKQMVGHSTGKNVTAGYNNPSPKKRREVNSKLLNPNKKYNTISLLSVTG; from the coding sequence ATGAAATTCTACTATTCCAATAACGGTATAACCGTTAAACTTGTTCGAGATATAAGGAATAAAAATCCCGAAAATGAATGCCCACTACGGTGGCGTGTAACATATAAAAGAGATAGCGACTACTACTCTACAGGAAAAGTATTAGATCGTGAGGACTGGGAATTATTTGAAGCTTCAGAGGAAGCTGATTTTAATTTTAAGACTAAAGCGGCACATCTAAGAGAGCATAAAGACGACATACAAAAATATTTTGATGATATTCTTAAACCCGCAGTTAAAGAGACTGCAGACAATTTCTCTTTTGCAGCACTCGATCACAAATTAGGCAAGTCGGATATCTTAACCGTAAATGATGCGTTTACGGCCAAAATAAACACTTTAAACAACACCTTCAAGGTCGGGAATGCAACAATATACAGAACCACATTAAACGCTCTTATACGTTTTCAGTATTACAGAAAAATCAAAAGTAAAATAGCCAAACAACTATTTATTGAAGAATGTGTAAGTAAAAAGCATAAGACAAAAGGTAAGGATGTTTTAAACGTCATCGCTGATATTAAATTTGACGATATCACGGTGAAATTTTTATCTGACTGCGAAGACTTTTGGAGTGCGACCGGTATAGAATACGCTACTATCGGGATTTATATGAGAACACTTAGGGCAATAATAAACAATGGAGAAGACCCTTATTTAAGCGGAACTCGCTATCCATTTGGAGAGGGCAAGAATAAATATTCTATTCCGGAAGGTGGGAGAAAATCTATCGCTTTAGACATTGAGGACATTTGGAAAATAGAGGATTTTGAGACTGACAATCAAGGATTGATGGTTGCAAGGGATATTTTCATATTCATGTTCTATTGTAACGGACTAAATTTCGGTGATCTATGCAGGTTGCAATACAAAGACATCGACGGAGCATCCCAAGAGATTGTATTTCATCGTAAGAAAACCAGAGATACAAAAAAGAAAAAAAATCCAGAGCCTATTTGCGCTCCGCTACTACCTCCAATGGTAGAAATAATTAACCGACACGGCAATAAAGAACAGAATGGATATATCTTTCCATTTCTTAACGGCATCGAACGAGTAGATCAAAACGAAAGAAAGATAAAAGACGCTATTCAACTGGCATTAAACCCAATAAATAATTCATTAAAAGTAATAGCAGCACAATTAGGGATAGACCGGAATTTATCGACCGCCTATACCCGTAACAGCTACGTAACTCATCTTACAAGCGAAATGTATATTAGTGAGATTTTCGTTAAACAAATGGTTGGCCATAGTACTGGAAAGAATGTAACCGCCGGCTATAATAATCCATCCCCCAAAAAAAGGAGAGAGGTGAATTCTAAACTATTAAACCCAAACAAAAAATATAATACGATAAGTCTATTGTCTGTAACCGGATGA